One stretch of Roseibium sp. HPY-6 DNA includes these proteins:
- a CDS encoding multidrug effflux MFS transporter produces MARTPPHLITIILLTAFSPLSLNMFLPSLGNIAEDLETNYALVSVAIAGYLAVTAVIQLIAGPLADRYGRRPVLLATLAIFSVSSLVCAQAEDVWVFLFFRMLQGGITAGYTLSLAIVRDTHEPQKAAGLIGYISMCMAIAPMLGPVFGGLLDTAFGWRANFYLYATCGVLLLALCWVDLGETKPDRQEHQQSMAAATLALVSDLRFWAYALCSTFTVGAFYIFLAGAPLVATTSFGVTTAELGFLIGSITVGFSAGGFLAGRYSSRLSLPAMMLVGRITACTGLTIGLVAFLFGTASPMVFFASTVFVGIGNGLTIPGSNSGAMSIRPDLAGSAAGLVGALTLAGGSALTSLAGLAVGSGEQPITVLALMLASSVLGLVFALGALVLERSGADR; encoded by the coding sequence TTGGCCCGCACACCGCCTCATCTCATCACGATCATCCTGCTGACTGCGTTTTCACCGCTGTCGCTGAACATGTTCCTGCCGTCGCTCGGAAACATCGCCGAAGACCTGGAAACGAATTACGCGCTCGTGAGCGTTGCCATTGCGGGCTATCTGGCTGTGACGGCGGTGATCCAACTGATCGCGGGGCCGCTTGCGGATCGCTACGGCCGACGCCCGGTTCTCCTCGCAACTCTTGCAATTTTCAGCGTGTCCTCGCTCGTGTGTGCGCAGGCAGAAGATGTCTGGGTCTTTCTCTTTTTCCGGATGCTGCAGGGCGGCATTACAGCAGGTTACACGTTGTCGCTGGCAATCGTTCGGGACACCCACGAACCTCAAAAGGCAGCGGGGCTTATCGGGTATATCAGCATGTGCATGGCCATCGCTCCGATGCTTGGCCCCGTTTTCGGCGGGCTCCTGGACACGGCCTTCGGCTGGCGTGCCAATTTCTATCTTTACGCGACTTGCGGGGTCCTGCTCCTGGCACTCTGCTGGGTTGATCTGGGAGAAACGAAGCCTGACCGTCAAGAGCATCAGCAGTCCATGGCGGCTGCCACCCTGGCCCTCGTCAGCGACTTGCGTTTCTGGGCCTATGCCCTTTGCTCCACGTTCACCGTGGGCGCCTTCTACATTTTTCTGGCCGGTGCGCCACTGGTCGCCACAACCTCCTTTGGCGTGACGACGGCCGAACTCGGGTTTCTGATCGGAAGCATCACTGTCGGCTTCTCTGCCGGCGGTTTTCTGGCCGGCAGGTATTCATCCAGACTGTCCCTGCCCGCGATGATGCTGGTCGGACGGATCACGGCCTGTACCGGCCTCACCATTGGTTTGGTCGCCTTCCTCTTCGGTACGGCGTCTCCGATGGTCTTTTTCGCAAGCACGGTCTTCGTCGGCATTGGAAACGGTCTGACGATCCCGGGAAGCAATTCCGGCGCGATGTCCATTCGCCCCGATCTTGCCGGAAGCGCTGCGGGCCTCGTTGGAGCTCTTACGCTAGCGGGTGGTTCAGCACTCACGAGCCTGGCGGGGCTCGCCGTGGGTTCGGGAGAACAGCCAATCACGGTCCTCGCGCTCATGTTGGCGAGTTCCGTGCTCGGTCTGGTCTTTGCCCTTGGGGCTTTGGTATTGGAACGGAGTGGAGCGGACAGGTAG
- a CDS encoding RtcB family protein produces the protein MTIEREMTQLTSAMLTAWGHEEGKAFGAALRDGQAALDQGTPLEDVRQMLEGYKPAPVLPLAASGEKPFHVNLDAEGEDEEANLKAVKHHMTELMRTPTVEAGAIMPDACPAGPLGTIPVGGVVAARNAIHPGMHSADICCSVMMTEFEDADPKTVLDAAHSVTHFGSGGRANGKRFTMSMGLYDQFRENRFLNDPKILRMAQEHLGTQGDGNHFLFVGVSRNTGKTAMVTHHGSRGPGAVLYKIGMSVAEKYRRKLSPKTLKQNAWIPSESKEGKAYWEALQLIRKWTKANHNALHQATVEASGTTHSDRFWNEHNFVFERDGLFYHGKGATPAWDGYASDATGLTLIPLNMAEPVLVVRGKDAGHALGFSPHGAGRNFSRSEHKRRSLGKTPEEMLKEETEGLDIRFFEEKIDVSELPSGYKKADAVVAQIKKYDLAEIEDYIDPFGCIMAGDIEPFWKKRKGARR, from the coding sequence ATGACGATTGAGAGGGAAATGACACAGCTGACCAGCGCGATGCTGACCGCGTGGGGCCACGAAGAAGGCAAGGCCTTTGGTGCCGCCCTCAGGGACGGTCAGGCCGCGCTCGATCAGGGTACGCCGCTTGAGGATGTGCGTCAGATGCTGGAAGGCTACAAGCCGGCCCCGGTTCTGCCGCTGGCTGCGTCCGGAGAAAAGCCGTTTCACGTCAACCTGGACGCGGAAGGTGAGGACGAAGAGGCGAACCTGAAGGCGGTCAAGCATCACATGACCGAGCTGATGCGTACGCCGACGGTCGAAGCCGGCGCGATCATGCCGGATGCCTGTCCGGCAGGTCCGCTCGGGACCATCCCGGTCGGCGGTGTCGTTGCGGCCCGCAACGCCATCCATCCGGGAATGCACAGCGCCGATATCTGCTGCTCTGTGATGATGACAGAGTTTGAGGACGCTGATCCGAAAACCGTTCTGGATGCCGCGCATTCGGTGACGCATTTCGGCTCGGGTGGCCGTGCCAACGGCAAGCGCTTCACGATGTCCATGGGCCTTTACGACCAGTTCCGCGAGAACCGGTTCCTGAACGACCCGAAGATCCTGCGCATGGCGCAGGAGCATCTGGGAACCCAGGGCGACGGCAACCATTTCCTATTTGTCGGCGTTTCCAGGAATACCGGGAAAACGGCGATGGTGACCCACCATGGATCCCGCGGGCCGGGGGCTGTTCTTTACAAGATCGGCATGAGCGTTGCGGAAAAATACCGCAGGAAACTGTCGCCGAAAACCTTGAAGCAGAACGCCTGGATCCCGTCTGAGAGCAAGGAAGGAAAAGCCTATTGGGAAGCCTTGCAGCTGATCCGCAAGTGGACCAAGGCCAACCACAACGCGTTGCATCAGGCGACGGTCGAGGCGAGCGGGACCACCCACTCGGACCGTTTCTGGAACGAGCATAACTTCGTGTTCGAGCGTGACGGTCTGTTCTACCACGGCAAGGGGGCGACCCCGGCCTGGGACGGATACGCATCCGATGCAACGGGGCTGACACTGATCCCGCTGAACATGGCTGAACCGGTTCTGGTCGTACGCGGCAAGGATGCCGGTCATGCGCTCGGGTTCTCGCCGCATGGCGCGGGGCGCAACTTCTCGCGCTCCGAGCACAAGCGCCGCTCGCTCGGCAAGACGCCGGAAGAGATGCTTAAGGAAGAAACGGAAGGTCTCGACATCCGTTTCTTCGAAGAGAAGATCGACGTCTCCGAACTGCCGTCCGGCTACAAGAAGGCCGATGCGGTTGTTGCCCAGATCAAGAAATACGATCTGGCCGAAATCGAGGACTATATCGATCCCTTCGGCTGCATCATGGCCGGTGATATCGAGCCGTTCTGGAAGAAGAGAAAAGGAGCAAGGCGGTAA
- a CDS encoding RNA-binding protein, whose protein sequence is MANKSLFASQRGRFSGKADARNLAGGKAYTYEDRHKLAQLAATGSIGNTFYQSAELELKAVLETAASVPDGFLAKTAVYARQKGKMKDLPALLLAVLASRDPQLLAKAFPHVVTDGKMLRNFVQILRSGQTGRKSLGTRPKALVRGWLNAATDYQLLQANIGKDPSLADVIKIVHPKPRDAEREALFAWLIGKPCDVEKLPEQVRDYVAFLENPKGREVPDVPFQMLTHLPLSRKDWAKLAERGSWNMVRMNLNTFLRHGIFEDERFKKTPVVGIVADILKDPKRIRKARAFPYQLLTGFQALSEDMPSEIREAMHEALEISVANVPAFKGQVVVCPDVSGSMISPVTGYRKGATTETRCVDVAALVSAAVLRRNRGATVLPFEVKVRQVKLTGRDTVMTNAKKLTEQWGGGTNCAAPLAWLNAKRRAPDLVILVSDNQSWAGVQDRHGTGVMREWEALKRRNPDAKLVCIDIAPYGTSQAKSRPDILNIGGFSDAVFDQIAAFAKGAMTADQWVGEIEAIELT, encoded by the coding sequence ATGGCGAACAAATCTCTGTTTGCATCCCAGCGTGGACGTTTTTCCGGCAAAGCCGACGCCAGGAACCTGGCGGGTGGCAAGGCCTACACATATGAAGACCGTCACAAGCTGGCGCAGCTGGCTGCAACGGGCTCCATCGGCAACACGTTCTACCAGTCCGCCGAGCTCGAGCTGAAGGCCGTTCTTGAAACGGCGGCTTCGGTTCCGGATGGGTTTCTGGCGAAGACGGCTGTTTACGCCCGCCAGAAGGGCAAGATGAAAGACCTGCCGGCCCTGTTGCTGGCGGTGCTGGCATCGCGTGACCCGCAGCTGTTGGCGAAAGCCTTCCCGCATGTCGTGACCGACGGAAAAATGCTGCGCAACTTCGTGCAGATCCTGCGATCCGGTCAGACGGGGCGCAAGTCGCTCGGAACCAGGCCGAAGGCCTTGGTGCGCGGTTGGCTGAACGCTGCAACGGATTACCAGTTGCTTCAGGCAAATATCGGGAAAGATCCGTCGCTTGCCGATGTCATCAAGATAGTGCACCCGAAACCGCGCGATGCCGAGCGTGAGGCTCTCTTCGCCTGGTTGATCGGCAAGCCGTGCGACGTTGAAAAGCTGCCGGAGCAGGTCCGAGACTATGTGGCCTTCCTGGAAAACCCGAAGGGCCGTGAAGTACCGGACGTTCCGTTCCAGATGCTGACGCATCTGCCGCTTTCCAGGAAAGACTGGGCGAAGCTGGCAGAACGTGGAAGCTGGAACATGGTGCGCATGAACCTGAACACTTTCCTGCGCCATGGCATCTTTGAGGATGAACGGTTCAAAAAGACACCGGTGGTCGGCATCGTTGCCGATATATTGAAGGATCCGAAGCGTATCAGGAAGGCTCGCGCCTTTCCGTATCAGCTGCTCACGGGTTTCCAGGCATTGTCTGAGGATATGCCGTCCGAAATCCGCGAGGCGATGCATGAAGCGCTGGAAATCTCGGTCGCCAACGTACCGGCCTTCAAGGGTCAGGTCGTTGTGTGCCCGGACGTTTCCGGGTCCATGATCTCTCCGGTGACGGGGTACAGAAAGGGGGCGACAACCGAGACGCGCTGCGTCGATGTTGCAGCTCTTGTGTCCGCAGCCGTTCTGCGGCGAAACCGCGGGGCCACGGTCCTGCCGTTTGAAGTCAAGGTTCGGCAGGTCAAGCTGACGGGGCGAGATACCGTCATGACCAACGCCAAAAAGCTCACCGAGCAGTGGGGCGGCGGAACGAACTGTGCAGCGCCGCTGGCGTGGCTGAACGCAAAACGCCGGGCACCGGATCTGGTGATCCTGGTATCCGATAACCAGTCCTGGGCGGGAGTCCAGGATCGGCATGGAACCGGCGTGATGCGTGAATGGGAAGCGCTGAAAAGGCGTAACCCGGATGCCAAGCTGGTGTGCATCGATATCGCGCCTTATGGCACAAGCCAGGCCAAGTCGCGGCCGGATATCCTCAACATCGGGGGCTTCTCCGATGCGGTGTTCGACCAGATTGCGGCCTTTGCCAAGGGGGCGATGACTGCGGACCAGTGGGTCGGAGAGATCGAAGCGATCGAACTGACCTGA
- the rtcR gene encoding RNA repair transcriptional activator RtcR — translation MKKNVVIGFLGTQLDAGKKRRWRPSIAVTQHGSFPVHRIELLYDRAFHRLAQNVKADIEDASPATEVLLQLVDLRDPWDFQEVYGALFDFAREYGFDEDREDYFVHLTTGTHVAQICWFLLTESRHVPAKLVQTSPPRGEDSEVNGRYNIVDLDLSRYDALQQRFDLIAEEYNALLKAGIETRNPAFNSLIERIELVATNSDAPLLLLGDTGTGKSELAERIYELKLQRRRVKGRLVHVNCATLKGERAMSSLFGHRRGTMGTGSPDRRGLLREADGGVLFLDEINELGLDEQAMILHAVETGRFLPVGSDHEITSRFQLIAGTNRDLGQLVSEGKFRPDLYARLNLWTFRLPSLTERREDVEPNIEFELNRSEKLLGSRVGFNADARARYLDFAMSPATPWPGNFRDLGASVQRLCTLAPRGRITQALVDQEIEALERQWMSAETNPDDALLEDLLGDRTGDIDAFDRVQLAYVIRVCRKSPSLSAAGRVLFAASRATRTSRNDADRLKKYLDRFDLSWQSIVADR, via the coding sequence TTGAAAAAGAACGTCGTCATCGGCTTTCTCGGCACGCAACTGGACGCCGGCAAAAAGCGTCGCTGGCGTCCGTCTATCGCCGTGACCCAGCATGGCAGTTTTCCGGTACACAGGATTGAACTCCTGTACGACAGGGCGTTTCATCGCCTCGCGCAAAACGTCAAGGCAGACATCGAGGATGCAAGCCCGGCGACGGAGGTCTTGCTGCAACTCGTCGACCTTCGCGATCCGTGGGACTTTCAGGAAGTTTACGGAGCCCTCTTTGACTTCGCGCGCGAGTATGGTTTCGACGAGGATAGAGAGGACTACTTCGTCCATCTGACAACGGGGACACACGTTGCCCAGATCTGCTGGTTCTTGCTGACGGAATCCCGTCACGTCCCAGCCAAGCTGGTGCAGACATCACCGCCGCGCGGCGAGGACAGCGAGGTCAACGGCCGCTACAACATTGTCGACCTTGACCTCTCGCGCTACGACGCCCTGCAGCAGCGCTTCGATCTCATTGCAGAAGAATACAACGCGCTCCTGAAAGCCGGCATCGAAACCCGCAACCCGGCCTTCAACAGCCTGATAGAACGCATAGAGCTTGTCGCCACGAACTCGGATGCGCCACTGCTCTTGCTCGGAGACACCGGCACCGGCAAGAGCGAGCTGGCAGAACGCATTTACGAACTCAAGCTGCAGCGCCGCCGGGTAAAGGGCAGGCTGGTCCATGTGAACTGTGCCACCCTGAAGGGCGAGCGCGCCATGTCGAGCCTCTTTGGCCACCGGCGCGGAACCATGGGAACCGGCAGCCCGGACAGGCGAGGCCTGCTGCGCGAGGCCGATGGCGGCGTCCTGTTTCTCGATGAGATCAACGAACTCGGCCTTGATGAGCAGGCGATGATCCTCCACGCCGTCGAGACCGGCCGCTTCCTGCCCGTCGGATCCGATCATGAAATCACCAGCCGTTTCCAGCTCATTGCCGGGACCAATCGCGACCTCGGGCAACTTGTCTCTGAAGGAAAGTTCCGGCCGGATCTTTACGCGCGCCTGAACCTCTGGACATTCCGCCTGCCCTCGCTGACCGAGCGCCGCGAGGATGTCGAACCCAATATCGAGTTTGAACTCAACCGGTCCGAAAAACTGCTTGGTAGCCGGGTCGGCTTCAACGCTGATGCGCGCGCGCGTTATCTCGATTTCGCCATGTCTCCTGCGACGCCCTGGCCGGGAAACTTTCGCGATCTGGGCGCTTCGGTTCAAAGACTGTGTACCCTTGCCCCGCGCGGACGCATCACGCAAGCGCTCGTGGATCAGGAGATTGAAGCCCTCGAACGTCAGTGGATGAGCGCTGAAACCAATCCGGATGACGCCCTTCTGGAAGACTTGCTCGGAGATCGAACCGGGGACATTGACGCCTTCGACAGGGTGCAGCTTGCCTATGTCATTCGTGTTTGCCGCAAGAGCCCCTCGCTGAGTGCGGCGGGCAGAGTGCTTTTCGCAGCCTCCCGCGCGACACGAACCAGCCGCAACGATGCCGACCGCCTCAAGAAGTATCTGGACCGGTTTGACCTGAGTTGGCAGTCGATTGTGGCCGATCGCTGA
- a CDS encoding radical SAM protein — MRLGLIAMSGVRAQNQDLMRLGLTLPGFVERSKVIASLPSLALLTIAGLTTSDIDIRYLEVADFAGLDRLPGDFDAVAISSYSAQIKDAYALADRYRREGTKVILGGLHVTACPQEAALHADAIVLGEAEPVWPQVIKNLKDAALKPVYDARSSSFDLQHAPMPAFELLDIDRYNRLTVQTQRGCPLSCDFCASSIRISPRFKTKPVEKVIAEIRRIKTIWPKPFIEFADDNTFANKAHAKRLAKALAGENIRWFTETDVSVADEPDLLAMLRDAGCSQLLIGLEATDKTVLNGIEQKANWKAKRADTYLEAVHRIQQHGITVNGCFVLGLDGQTEDSFDDVTRFVRDSGLYDVQVTVQTPFPGTPLYDRFKSQGRLIREDAWETCTLFDVNIRPDGMTVDELEDRFKDLVATLYTDDFTQWRRGAFRRQMRTANKPA, encoded by the coding sequence ATGAGGCTCGGCCTTATCGCCATGAGCGGTGTCCGGGCCCAGAACCAGGACCTGATGCGACTGGGCCTGACGCTGCCGGGATTTGTGGAACGCAGCAAGGTGATCGCGTCGCTGCCCAGCCTCGCCCTGTTGACCATTGCCGGTCTGACAACGTCCGATATCGATATCCGCTACCTTGAGGTCGCGGACTTTGCCGGACTGGACCGTCTTCCAGGTGATTTTGATGCCGTCGCGATCTCAAGTTATTCCGCCCAGATCAAGGACGCCTATGCACTTGCAGATCGGTATCGCCGCGAAGGAACCAAGGTCATCCTGGGCGGATTACATGTCACGGCCTGTCCGCAGGAAGCTGCACTGCACGCCGACGCGATTGTCCTCGGCGAAGCTGAGCCAGTCTGGCCGCAAGTCATCAAAAACCTTAAAGACGCCGCACTGAAGCCGGTTTACGATGCCCGTTCAAGTTCCTTCGACCTGCAGCACGCCCCAATGCCGGCGTTCGAACTGCTCGATATCGACCGCTACAACAGGCTCACGGTTCAGACCCAGCGCGGCTGTCCACTCTCCTGCGACTTCTGCGCCTCTTCGATCCGTATCTCACCCAGATTCAAGACCAAACCGGTCGAGAAAGTCATTGCTGAAATCCGCCGGATCAAGACCATCTGGCCAAAGCCGTTTATCGAGTTCGCGGACGATAACACCTTCGCCAACAAGGCCCATGCAAAACGGCTTGCAAAAGCGCTCGCAGGCGAGAACATCCGCTGGTTCACCGAGACGGATGTGTCGGTCGCAGATGAGCCGGATCTCCTTGCCATGCTGCGCGATGCCGGGTGCAGCCAGCTCTTGATCGGACTTGAGGCGACAGACAAAACGGTTTTGAACGGGATAGAGCAGAAAGCCAACTGGAAGGCCAAGCGCGCCGACACCTATCTCGAAGCGGTTCACAGGATTCAGCAACACGGAATCACCGTGAACGGATGCTTCGTTCTCGGGCTCGACGGGCAAACCGAGGATAGCTTCGACGATGTAACCCGCTTTGTCAGGGACAGCGGTCTTTATGATGTGCAGGTAACGGTGCAGACCCCGTTTCCCGGAACCCCGCTCTATGACCGGTTTAAGTCGCAAGGACGCCTCATTCGAGAAGATGCCTGGGAAACCTGCACGCTTTTTGACGTCAATATCCGGCCCGACGGCATGACCGTCGATGAGCTTGAAGACCGGTTCAAGGATCTGGTGGCAACGCTCTATACGGACGACTTCACGCAGTGGCGCCGGGGTGCTTTTCGCCGGCAAATGCGGACGGCAAACAAGCCGGCTTAG
- a CDS encoding iron-containing alcohol dehydrogenase, translating to MSSLPSVNWSYPTSVRFGTGRIKELPKAVKAVGMTNPLLVTDPGLASLPMVADAIASLKASGLSAAVFSDVKPNPVDSNIEAGVAAFKEGGHDGVIAFGGGSGLDAGKLIAFMAGQTRPIWDFEDIGDWWKRADADGIAPIVAVPTTAGTGSEVGRAGVVTNEATHTKKVIFHPKMLPEIVICDPELTVGMPRFITIGTGMDALAHCLEAYSAPMYHPMSEGIALEGMRLVLENLPKVAADGSDLEARGHLMSAAAMGAVAFQKGLGAIHSLSHPVGALYDTHHGMTNAVFMPYVMQYNRAAIEQKFERLAGFLGISGGYQGVLDTVLKLRSDLDVPHTLAGLNVDDSKRDLIAEMAIVDPTAGGNPVELTKAGALEIFDMAQSGTV from the coding sequence ATGAGCTCACTTCCTTCCGTCAACTGGTCCTATCCGACGTCCGTCCGTTTCGGGACCGGCCGTATCAAGGAGCTGCCGAAAGCTGTCAAGGCCGTCGGCATGACCAATCCGCTTCTCGTGACCGATCCGGGCCTTGCCAGTCTTCCGATGGTCGCGGACGCGATCGCGAGCCTAAAGGCGTCCGGTCTCTCGGCTGCCGTTTTTTCGGACGTGAAGCCGAACCCGGTCGACAGCAACATTGAGGCCGGCGTTGCGGCGTTCAAGGAAGGCGGTCATGACGGCGTGATCGCCTTCGGCGGCGGGTCCGGTCTTGATGCCGGCAAGCTGATCGCCTTCATGGCCGGGCAGACGCGGCCGATCTGGGACTTCGAGGACATCGGTGACTGGTGGAAACGCGCCGATGCAGATGGCATTGCGCCAATCGTCGCTGTTCCCACGACAGCCGGAACCGGGTCCGAAGTCGGGCGTGCGGGTGTCGTCACCAATGAGGCAACGCATACCAAGAAGGTGATCTTTCACCCGAAAATGCTGCCTGAAATCGTGATCTGCGACCCGGAGCTCACAGTGGGCATGCCGCGGTTCATCACGATCGGCACCGGCATGGATGCACTGGCGCACTGCCTGGAGGCGTATTCGGCGCCGATGTATCATCCGATGTCGGAAGGTATTGCACTGGAAGGCATGCGGCTCGTACTGGAGAACCTGCCGAAGGTCGCGGCCGACGGCTCGGATCTTGAAGCGCGCGGGCACCTTATGAGCGCCGCTGCGATGGGGGCGGTCGCCTTCCAGAAGGGGCTCGGCGCCATCCACTCGCTTTCCCATCCCGTCGGTGCGCTTTATGACACCCATCACGGCATGACAAATGCCGTCTTCATGCCCTACGTGATGCAGTACAACAGAGCGGCAATCGAACAGAAATTCGAACGGCTCGCCGGCTTCCTTGGAATTTCAGGCGGCTATCAGGGCGTTCTCGACACGGTGCTGAAGCTGCGCAGCGACCTAGACGTGCCGCATACACTTGCGGGCCTGAATGTCGATGACAGCAAACGCGACCTGATCGCGGAAATGGCCATTGTCGATCCGACCGCCGGCGGCAATCCGGTTGAACTGACAAAGGCCGGTGCTCTGGAGATTTTCGACATGGCGCAGAGCGGTACGGTCTGA